A genomic stretch from Acidimicrobiales bacterium includes:
- the glnII gene encoding glutamine synthetase GlnII, with translation MAYQAEYLWIDGTEPTREIRGKTKILADGDTPGIWGYDGSSTNQATGDNSDVVLSPVFQCPDPIRGGNNIIVMCETLLTGDMSPHPTNTRALAQEAYEKYGDQEPIFGLEQEYTLINPKTGWPAGFPPNGFPAPQGPYYCGVGALKIHGRELIEEHTQACIDAGLAISGTNAEVMPGQWEFQIGPVDTVTVGDHLWVARYLLYRLAEKYEVEVSIEAKPMKGDWNGAGMHTNFSTKAMRESYDPIIAACEAMGAPGVPARHLEGYGTGIEDRLTGAHETQRYDQFSYGVSDRGASIRIPWQVAKEGKGYIEDRRPNANADPYVVAALLTNTICSALA, from the coding sequence ATGGCCTACCAGGCTGAGTACCTGTGGATCGACGGCACCGAGCCGACACGAGAGATTCGCGGCAAGACCAAGATCCTCGCCGACGGTGATACGCCCGGCATCTGGGGTTACGACGGATCCAGCACCAACCAGGCGACGGGCGACAACTCCGACGTCGTGCTGAGTCCGGTGTTCCAGTGCCCCGACCCGATTCGTGGCGGCAACAACATCATCGTCATGTGCGAGACGCTGCTGACCGGCGACATGTCGCCGCACCCGACCAACACCCGGGCGCTCGCCCAGGAGGCCTACGAGAAGTACGGCGACCAGGAACCGATCTTCGGTCTCGAGCAGGAGTACACCCTCATCAATCCGAAGACCGGCTGGCCGGCGGGCTTCCCGCCCAACGGCTTCCCGGCACCGCAGGGCCCCTACTACTGCGGTGTGGGTGCGCTGAAGATCCACGGTCGCGAGCTCATCGAGGAGCACACCCAGGCCTGCATCGATGCCGGTCTCGCCATCTCCGGCACCAACGCCGAGGTGATGCCCGGCCAGTGGGAGTTCCAGATCGGTCCGGTCGACACCGTCACGGTCGGCGACCACCTGTGGGTCGCGCGCTACCTCCTCTACCGTCTCGCCGAGAAGTACGAGGTCGAGGTCAGCATCGAGGCCAAGCCCATGAAGGGCGACTGGAACGGTGCCGGCATGCACACGAACTTCAGCACCAAGGCGATGCGCGAGTCCTACGACCCGATCATCGCGGCGTGTGAAGCCATGGGTGCCCCGGGTGTCCCCGCCCGTCACCTCGAGGGCTACGGCACGGGCATCGAGGATCGTCTCACCGGCGCCCACGAGACCCAGCGCTACGACCAGTTCAGCTACGGCGTGTCCGACCGCGGTGCGTCGATCCGCATTCCGTGGCAGGTCGCCAAGGAAGGCAAGGGCTACATCGAGGATCGCCGCCCCAACGCCAACGCCGACCCGTACGTGGTCGCCGCCCTGTTGACGAACACCATCTGCAGCGCCCTGGCCTGA
- a CDS encoding NADP-dependent oxidoreductase, translating to MPEQLPSDLPDPLERVNRQVVLRQRPDGMLTHDDVDVVIGEMPELGDRQVLIRMVYLQMDAAVRSWLDEGEGYLPAVRIGEAVRSGGMGRVIESNHPDIEVGSWCGGGLPGWASWVVADGDSPIVNAFPAEHDALFQIAVISSPAATAYFGLTDLGEIKEGDSVLISAAGGSTGSVAVQVARNLGATVVGIAGSDEKCRWVESLGAEVCLNRRTEDLAARLKEIRPRGFDIYFDNVGGPILDIALRRLAIGARVVIIGAISMYNEKGRPPGPSNYLNLINKQAKMAGFQGLAYVDRYPEAWDRMWEWAAEGKMRYATDMKYGLESCVDQLNSLFTGTNTGKALVQLCADPGPGPY from the coding sequence ATGCCAGAGCAACTCCCGTCCGACCTGCCCGACCCGCTGGAACGAGTCAACCGTCAGGTCGTGCTGCGACAACGACCTGACGGGATGCTGACCCACGACGATGTCGACGTGGTCATCGGTGAGATGCCCGAACTCGGCGACCGTCAGGTCCTGATCCGGATGGTCTACCTCCAGATGGATGCCGCGGTCCGTTCGTGGCTCGACGAGGGCGAGGGCTATCTGCCTGCCGTCCGGATCGGGGAGGCCGTCCGCAGCGGGGGCATGGGCCGGGTCATCGAGAGCAACCATCCCGACATCGAGGTCGGCTCGTGGTGCGGCGGCGGTCTGCCCGGTTGGGCGAGCTGGGTCGTCGCCGACGGCGACAGCCCGATCGTCAACGCGTTCCCGGCGGAGCACGACGCGCTCTTCCAGATCGCCGTCATCTCGTCGCCCGCCGCCACCGCCTACTTCGGCCTGACCGATCTCGGCGAGATCAAGGAAGGCGACTCCGTGCTGATCTCGGCCGCCGGCGGTTCGACCGGGTCGGTCGCGGTACAGGTGGCGCGCAACCTCGGCGCGACGGTCGTCGGCATCGCCGGTTCCGACGAGAAGTGCCGCTGGGTCGAGTCGCTCGGCGCCGAGGTGTGCCTCAACCGGCGCACCGAGGATCTCGCCGCCCGCCTCAAGGAGATCCGCCCGAGGGGTTTCGACATCTACTTCGACAACGTCGGCGGACCCATCCTCGACATCGCCTTGCGGCGCTTGGCGATCGGCGCCCGCGTGGTGATCATCGGAGCCATCTCGATGTACAACGAGAAGGGGCGTCCGCCCGGACCGTCCAACTATCTCAACCTCATCAACAAGCAGGCGAAGATGGCGGGGTTCCAGGGCCTCGCCTACGTCGATCGCTACCCCGAGGCGTGGGACCGGATGTGGGAGTGGGCCGCCGAGGGGAAGATGCGCTACGCGACCGACATGAAGTACGGGCTCGAGAGCTGTGTCGACCAGCTCAACTCGCTCTTCACCGGCACCAACACCGGCAAGGCCCTCGTCCAACTCTGCGCCGACCCCGGCCCCGGCCCCTACTGA
- a CDS encoding MMPL family transporter, translating to MNLPPAGHGPAHHHRPDTTIERISMALVDRSMRHPRRVLAIAAIATLVLGGLFVRIRIDTDPENMLSSDAPVRVRNADLREQFQTGEMLVVGVFADESVVAPDTLAAAFALHDAIATTDGVAPDTMISVRTAQPVGAAPAGTADADALAARIAGDPLLGGNVLSDDGDTLAFFIPLVSKSDAQPVSDAVDELLDAAPALAGFERHIAGLPLAQEAFGDQMFVQMALFAPLAGLAIFLLMLVFFRRLVLVGPAMLLALLSVVWAMGLLIGTGNSLHIMSSMIPIFLMPVAILDAIHVISEFFDRYGRVRERREALRIVFDELAGPIAFTTITTVVGFGALALTPIPPVRVFGIFIAVGVVFAWLATLTVLPAVLMLVKESSIERAVGNRAPGDGRFAAVVRRLPLGALRHRGLVLAGIAAIAAVSVPLILQIEVNDNPVNWFRSGHEVRVASERLNDELPGTFAANLVLTADDPAELTSPETLATVAALQSEWAGGDIVGTSASYANLLGDATGESADAVLAAGRAESALVATLITDDGMHANIRLQLRDGDNQAMRSVVDATAEQLAVQPFPAGVTAEWAGETYLNLVWQDEMVSGMLVGFLVTLAIVTGLLVLLFRSITWALIGIAPVLWTILAVYGAIGLVGKSYDMPIAVLSTLVLGIGVDFAIHFVERFRELQADLGDARLAIEAFAEEPARALSRNAAVIAVGFTPLLLSSLTPYVIVGFFLASIIGLSWLATVVALPALVGRRTQPL from the coding sequence ATGAATCTGCCCCCGGCCGGACATGGACCCGCCCATCACCATCGCCCCGACACCACCATCGAGCGGATCTCGATGGCCCTCGTCGACCGGTCGATGCGCCACCCACGGCGCGTGCTCGCCATCGCCGCGATCGCGACGCTCGTGCTCGGCGGGCTCTTCGTACGCATCCGGATCGACACCGACCCGGAGAACATGCTCTCCTCGGATGCACCGGTGCGGGTCCGCAATGCCGACCTGCGGGAGCAGTTCCAGACCGGCGAGATGCTGGTCGTCGGCGTGTTCGCCGACGAGTCGGTGGTCGCCCCCGACACGCTCGCCGCCGCGTTCGCGCTCCACGACGCGATCGCCACCACCGACGGTGTCGCCCCCGACACGATGATCAGCGTCCGCACCGCCCAGCCCGTCGGCGCCGCGCCGGCCGGCACGGCCGATGCCGATGCCCTGGCCGCGCGGATCGCCGGCGACCCGCTGCTCGGCGGCAACGTCCTGTCCGATGACGGCGACACGCTCGCGTTCTTCATCCCTCTGGTGTCGAAGTCCGATGCGCAACCGGTCAGCGATGCGGTCGACGAACTGCTCGACGCCGCACCGGCCCTCGCGGGATTCGAGCGCCACATCGCCGGACTCCCGCTCGCCCAGGAGGCCTTCGGCGACCAGATGTTCGTGCAGATGGCGCTGTTCGCCCCACTGGCCGGGTTGGCGATCTTCCTGCTGATGCTCGTGTTCTTCCGACGACTCGTCCTCGTCGGGCCGGCCATGCTGCTCGCCCTGCTCTCGGTCGTGTGGGCCATGGGACTGCTGATCGGCACCGGCAACAGCCTGCACATCATGAGCTCGATGATCCCGATCTTCCTGATGCCGGTCGCGATCCTCGACGCCATCCACGTGATCAGCGAGTTCTTCGATCGCTACGGCCGAGTCCGCGAGCGCCGCGAAGCGCTGCGGATCGTGTTCGACGAGCTCGCCGGGCCGATCGCGTTCACGACCATCACCACGGTCGTCGGGTTCGGCGCCCTGGCGCTGACCCCGATCCCGCCGGTGCGGGTGTTCGGCATCTTCATCGCCGTCGGGGTGGTCTTCGCGTGGCTCGCGACCCTCACCGTGCTGCCGGCCGTTCTCATGCTGGTGAAGGAGTCCTCGATCGAGCGGGCGGTCGGCAATCGGGCTCCCGGCGACGGCCGATTCGCCGCCGTGGTCCGCCGGCTTCCGCTCGGAGCGCTGCGCCACCGCGGACTCGTGCTCGCCGGCATCGCCGCCATCGCTGCGGTGTCCGTGCCCCTCATCCTACAGATCGAGGTCAACGACAATCCGGTCAACTGGTTCCGTTCGGGCCACGAGGTCCGGGTCGCGAGCGAGCGGCTCAACGACGAGCTGCCCGGCACCTTCGCCGCGAACCTCGTCCTGACCGCCGACGACCCCGCCGAGCTGACGTCACCGGAAACGCTCGCAACGGTTGCCGCGCTCCAATCGGAATGGGCCGGCGGCGACATCGTCGGCACGTCGGCGTCCTACGCGAACCTGCTCGGCGACGCGACCGGTGAGTCGGCCGATGCCGTGCTCGCCGCCGGCCGCGCCGAGTCCGCGCTGGTCGCCACCCTCATCACCGACGACGGGATGCACGCGAACATCCGCCTGCAGCTTCGCGACGGCGACAACCAGGCGATGCGATCGGTCGTCGACGCCACCGCCGAACAACTCGCCGTCCAACCGTTCCCCGCCGGGGTCACGGCCGAGTGGGCGGGCGAGACCTATCTCAACCTCGTGTGGCAGGACGAGATGGTGTCCGGAATGCTCGTCGGCTTCCTGGTGACCCTCGCGATCGTCACCGGCCTGCTGGTCCTGCTCTTCCGGTCGATCACCTGGGCACTCATCGGGATCGCACCGGTGCTGTGGACGATCCTCGCCGTCTACGGCGCCATCGGGTTGGTCGGGAAGTCCTACGACATGCCCATCGCGGTGCTGTCCACCCTCGTGCTCGGCATCGGCGTCGACTTCGCGATCCATTTCGTCGAACGGTTCCGCGAACTCCAGGCCGACCTGGGTGACGCCCGGCTCGCGATCGAGGCATTCGCGGAGGAACCGGCCCGCGCGCTGAGTCGCAACGCCGCCGTCATCGCCGTGGGGTTCACACCGCTGTTGCTGTCGTCGCTGACTCCCTACGTGATCGTCGGGTTCTTCCTCGCGTCGATCATCGGCCTCAGCTGGCTCGCGACCGTGGTCGCACTGCCGGCCCTGGTGGGCCGCAGAACTCAGCCCTTGTAG
- a CDS encoding glutamine synthetase family protein, protein MEREQEYVLRTVEERGVRLIRLWFTDVVGHLKSVAITPAELDNAFSEGVQFDGTAIDGFSRVHESDVLARPDATSFELLPWAKEDEPSARMFCDIQNLDETPFVGDPRQVLRRNLAEARTHGYSFFAAPEVEFFYFASGDPSLGKPQPLDRASYFDLTTADVSSDLRKRTIHMLEGMGIPVEYSFHEDSPSQHEIDLRYTEALDVADNVMTLRLVVKKIALERDCYATFMPKPLNGVQGSGMHTHLSLFKDGHNAFHDGDDPYGWSGTARQFTAGILRHAREITAVTNQLVNSYKRIAETSEAPPYVAWARNNRSALVRVPVRKKGKPESARIEYRAPDPACNPYLTFSLLLAAGMKGISEAYELPPEIKVNLFDLSEHERRELGVEPLPRSLDEALDVMEGSELVRATLGDHIFEWFLRNKRSEWSEYQSQVTPFELERYLPST, encoded by the coding sequence ATGGAACGCGAGCAGGAATACGTGCTGCGCACGGTCGAGGAGCGGGGTGTTCGCCTGATCCGTCTGTGGTTCACCGACGTCGTCGGCCATCTCAAGTCGGTCGCGATCACTCCCGCCGAACTCGACAACGCATTCTCCGAGGGCGTTCAGTTCGACGGCACGGCGATCGACGGATTCTCGCGGGTCCATGAATCGGATGTTTTGGCCCGCCCCGATGCGACGTCGTTCGAGCTGCTGCCCTGGGCGAAAGAGGACGAGCCCTCGGCGCGGATGTTCTGCGACATCCAGAACCTCGACGAGACGCCGTTCGTCGGTGATCCCCGCCAGGTGCTGCGCCGCAACCTCGCCGAGGCCCGCACCCACGGCTACTCGTTCTTCGCGGCCCCCGAGGTCGAGTTCTTCTACTTCGCCTCCGGCGACCCGAGCCTGGGCAAGCCTCAGCCGCTCGACCGTGCGTCCTACTTCGACCTGACGACGGCCGATGTCTCGAGCGACCTCCGCAAGCGCACCATCCACATGCTCGAAGGCATGGGGATCCCCGTCGAGTACTCGTTCCACGAGGACTCACCGAGCCAGCACGAGATCGACCTCCGCTACACCGAGGCGCTCGACGTCGCCGACAACGTCATGACCCTGCGTCTCGTCGTCAAGAAGATCGCGCTCGAGCGCGACTGCTACGCGACGTTCATGCCCAAACCGCTCAACGGCGTCCAGGGCTCGGGCATGCACACCCACCTCTCGTTGTTCAAGGACGGTCACAACGCCTTCCACGACGGCGACGACCCCTACGGCTGGTCAGGCACCGCTCGCCAGTTCACCGCCGGGATCCTGCGGCACGCCCGCGAGATCACGGCCGTCACCAACCAGCTGGTCAACAGCTACAAGCGCATCGCCGAGACCTCCGAGGCGCCGCCCTACGTCGCCTGGGCCCGCAACAACCGCTCGGCCCTCGTGCGGGTGCCGGTGCGCAAGAAGGGCAAGCCGGAATCGGCCCGCATCGAGTACCGCGCCCCCGATCCCGCCTGCAATCCCTACCTCACGTTCTCGCTGCTGTTGGCGGCCGGCATGAAGGGGATCTCGGAGGCCTACGAGCTGCCGCCCGAGATCAAGGTGAACCTGTTCGACCTGTCCGAGCACGAGCGACGCGAGCTCGGTGTCGAGCCGCTTCCCCGGTCGCTCGACGAAGCGCTCGACGTGATGGAGGGGTCCGAGTTGGTTCGTGCCACGCTCGGCGATCACATCTTCGAGTGGTTCCTGCGCAACAAGCGCAGCGAGTGGTCCGAGTACCAGTCGCAGGTCACGCCCTTCGAGCTGGAGCGCTACCTCCCGAGCACCTGA
- a CDS encoding TetR/AcrR family transcriptional regulator: MARREPIDHPSLMAAAMTILDAEGFEGLTLSRVATHLGVGPSALYTHVAGLAGLHHAAGVEATRRLTVEVRDAAIGRAGDDAVRSVADAYRAYARRHPGRMTATMRSVEVDDAMDAANAELDAVFVLLSEARGLSGPGAGRAARNVRRAIHGFVVVEHATGDDDRADRDYRDLVDSLCSILSP, translated from the coding sequence ATGGCCCGGCGTGAACCGATCGACCACCCGTCCCTGATGGCGGCGGCGATGACGATCCTCGACGCCGAGGGATTCGAGGGCCTCACGCTGTCGCGAGTGGCAACCCACCTCGGTGTGGGGCCGTCGGCTCTCTACACCCATGTCGCGGGTCTCGCCGGCCTCCACCACGCCGCAGGGGTCGAGGCGACGCGTCGCCTCACGGTGGAAGTGCGCGATGCCGCGATCGGCCGCGCCGGAGATGACGCGGTCCGGTCGGTCGCCGACGCGTACCGGGCATACGCGCGCCGCCACCCGGGCCGCATGACGGCGACGATGCGCAGTGTCGAGGTCGACGACGCGATGGATGCAGCCAATGCCGAACTCGACGCGGTGTTCGTGTTGCTGAGTGAGGCTCGTGGCCTGTCGGGTCCGGGCGCGGGGCGCGCCGCGCGCAACGTTCGTCGTGCCATCCACGGTTTCGTCGTCGTCGAGCACGCGACGGGCGACGACGACCGCGCCGATCGCGACTATCGCGACCTCGTCGATTCGTTGTGCTCCATCCTGTCGCCGTGA
- a CDS encoding Hsp20/alpha crystallin family protein — protein MLFNNDPFRDFDTVFRRVGTTGATHPMPMDAYRRGDDVWVHVDLPGVAADSLDINVERNVLTISAERDWVPTEADRLYMSERARGKFHRQVHLGEGLAAEHIEADLSDGVLTLRIPVAERAKPRKITINTSGAPAIEAESAPA, from the coding sequence ATGCTTTTCAACAACGACCCCTTCCGCGACTTCGACACGGTGTTTCGCCGGGTCGGCACCACGGGCGCCACGCACCCGATGCCGATGGACGCGTACCGGCGCGGTGACGACGTGTGGGTGCATGTCGACCTCCCCGGTGTCGCCGCCGACAGCCTCGACATCAACGTCGAGCGCAACGTCCTGACCATCAGCGCGGAACGCGACTGGGTACCGACGGAGGCCGACCGCCTCTACATGAGCGAGCGGGCCCGAGGGAAGTTCCACCGCCAGGTCCATCTCGGCGAGGGCCTCGCAGCCGAGCACATCGAGGCCGATCTCTCCGACGGCGTGCTCACGCTGCGAATCCCGGTGGCCGAGCGGGCCAAGCCCCGCAAGATCACGATCAACACCAGCGGTGCCCCGGCGATCGAGGCGGAGTCCGCTCCCGCCTGA
- a CDS encoding NAD+ synthase: MNDAPTHLRIAICQINPTVGDLDGNVALALAALAEAEEAGADVAVMPEMTITGYPPEDLVLKPGFVADCRAALEKFAAQTGRCAAVIGFADGDDEPGRAIQDVAGVDHFNGVWNAVAVCAEGRVFGTYHKRHLPNYDVFDELRHFRPGDEALGLFEIAGVPVGVTLCEDSWIPDGPVTQLARGGARLVLNVNGSPFREGKQAVREQVITERVLESGVPVVYANLVGAQDELVFDGGSFVISEHRDGASVVARCNSFTEGTDVFDIELPPVRTTMDAYRVVHVTPVPSAPRTPIPPPMVPRLDPLAERWEALVLATRDYVRKSGFSQVCLGISGGVDSSLTATIAVDALGPDNVHGILLPSRYSSDHSLDDASALAANLGIATSTIPIEPAHAALTDMLSPHLADGAIEVGDLTDQNLQARIRGVVWMAMANEHRWLVLTAGNKSEAAVGYSTLYGDTAGAYAVIKDVWKTTVYELGRWRNEVAIAETGSTVIPEGVLTKAPSAELRPGQTDDQSLPPYEILDPILRAYVEDDRNVAEIVAMDLADPAVVQRVCRLVDIAEFKRRQTPVGARLTKKAFGRDRRMPIINHYRG; this comes from the coding sequence GTGAACGACGCCCCCACCCACCTGCGGATCGCGATCTGCCAGATCAACCCCACGGTCGGCGATCTCGACGGCAACGTGGCACTGGCGCTGGCCGCGCTGGCCGAGGCCGAGGAGGCCGGTGCCGACGTCGCCGTCATGCCGGAGATGACCATCACCGGCTATCCACCCGAGGACCTCGTCCTCAAGCCGGGTTTCGTCGCCGACTGTCGAGCCGCGCTCGAGAAGTTCGCCGCCCAGACCGGCCGGTGTGCGGCGGTGATCGGTTTCGCCGACGGCGACGACGAGCCCGGCCGGGCCATCCAGGACGTCGCCGGCGTCGACCATTTCAACGGCGTCTGGAACGCGGTCGCGGTCTGCGCGGAGGGTCGGGTCTTCGGCACCTACCACAAGCGCCATCTGCCGAACTACGACGTGTTCGACGAACTCCGCCACTTCCGTCCGGGCGACGAGGCGTTGGGGCTGTTCGAGATCGCCGGCGTCCCCGTGGGTGTCACGCTGTGTGAAGACTCGTGGATCCCCGACGGGCCGGTGACCCAGCTCGCTCGCGGCGGCGCGCGTCTCGTGCTCAACGTGAACGGTTCGCCGTTTCGCGAAGGCAAGCAGGCGGTCCGCGAGCAGGTCATCACCGAACGCGTGCTCGAGTCGGGTGTGCCCGTCGTCTACGCGAACCTCGTCGGCGCGCAGGACGAGCTGGTCTTCGACGGCGGCTCGTTCGTCATCTCCGAGCATCGCGATGGTGCCTCCGTCGTCGCTCGTTGCAACTCCTTCACCGAGGGAACCGATGTGTTCGACATCGAACTCCCGCCGGTTCGCACCACCATGGACGCGTACCGGGTCGTGCACGTCACGCCCGTGCCGTCGGCTCCCCGCACCCCGATCCCACCCCCGATGGTGCCGCGGCTCGACCCGCTCGCCGAGCGATGGGAAGCGCTGGTGCTCGCCACCCGCGACTATGTCCGGAAGTCGGGGTTCTCGCAGGTTTGTCTGGGCATCTCGGGCGGGGTCGATTCCTCGTTGACGGCGACCATCGCCGTCGATGCCCTCGGTCCCGACAACGTCCACGGCATCCTGCTCCCGTCGCGCTACTCGAGCGATCACTCCCTCGACGACGCGTCGGCGTTGGCCGCCAACCTCGGGATCGCCACCTCCACCATCCCGATCGAGCCGGCCCACGCGGCGCTCACCGACATGTTGTCGCCCCACCTGGCCGACGGCGCGATCGAGGTGGGCGACCTCACCGACCAGAACCTGCAGGCCCGCATCCGTGGCGTCGTCTGGATGGCGATGGCCAACGAGCACCGGTGGTTGGTGTTGACCGCGGGCAACAAGTCCGAAGCCGCCGTCGGCTATTCGACGCTCTACGGCGACACCGCCGGCGCCTACGCGGTGATCAAGGACGTCTGGAAGACGACCGTCTACGAGCTCGGCCGTTGGCGCAACGAGGTGGCGATCGCCGAGACGGGGTCCACCGTCATCCCAGAAGGCGTCCTCACCAAGGCGCCGTCGGCCGAGCTGCGCCCCGGGCAGACCGATGACCAGTCGTTGCCGCCCTACGAGATCCTCGATCCCATCCTGCGCGCGTATGTCGAAGACGACCGGAACGTGGCCGAGATCGTCGCCATGGACCTCGCCGATCCTGCCGTCGTCCAACGGGTCTGTCGTCTCGTCGACATCGCCGAGTTCAAGCGTCGACAGACGCCGGTTGGTGCACGTCTCACCAAGAAGGCGTTCGGGCGCGACCGACGCATGCCCATCATCAACCACTACCGCGGCTAA
- a CDS encoding Rid family detoxifying hydrolase, whose amino-acid sequence MSTPVGPYTPIVRGGDLLFTAGQIGITADGLVEGGLEAELRQVFVNLRSVLSSAGASLADVVKTTVFMADMGDYAKMNEIYVEEFGDHRPARSAVAVAALPLGARIEIEAIATV is encoded by the coding sequence ATGAGCACTCCTGTTGGTCCCTACACGCCGATCGTCCGTGGAGGCGATCTCCTGTTCACCGCCGGCCAGATCGGCATCACGGCCGATGGCCTCGTCGAGGGCGGCCTCGAGGCGGAACTGCGCCAGGTGTTCGTCAACCTGCGATCCGTGCTGTCCTCGGCCGGCGCGTCGCTCGCCGATGTCGTCAAGACGACCGTCTTCATGGCCGACATGGGCGACTACGCGAAGATGAACGAGATCTATGTCGAGGAGTTCGGCGACCATCGGCCGGCCCGCTCCGCCGTGGCGGTCGCCGCTCTGCCCCTCGGCGCGAGGATCGAGATCGAAGCGATCGCGACCGTCTGA
- a CDS encoding response regulator transcription factor: protein MEPLLVYPDPVPPELAQALDIGGWAWKAASDIDAARRDEPNDGWVGAIVMATVVSDLETATRFCRAIRNGDVNVESVLLLVNGGQLMELDPREDLFDDFCVHPFHPVEFETRLKHVFRRSGGNDDIDLIEYGPLAMNLETYQAVIEGKPLDLTYMEYELLKFLAAHPGKVFTRETLLNRVWGYDYYGGARTVDVHVRRLRAKLGEEHANLIQTIRSVGYSFGRSRWM from the coding sequence ATGGAACCACTTCTCGTCTATCCCGACCCGGTTCCCCCGGAACTCGCCCAGGCCCTCGACATCGGCGGCTGGGCCTGGAAGGCGGCGTCCGACATCGATGCCGCCCGACGCGACGAGCCGAACGACGGGTGGGTCGGCGCGATCGTCATGGCCACCGTCGTGTCCGATCTCGAGACCGCGACCCGCTTCTGCCGGGCGATCCGCAACGGCGACGTCAACGTCGAGTCGGTGCTGCTCCTCGTCAACGGTGGGCAGCTGATGGAGCTCGATCCCCGTGAGGACCTCTTCGACGACTTCTGCGTCCACCCGTTCCACCCCGTCGAGTTCGAGACCCGGCTCAAGCACGTGTTCCGACGCTCGGGCGGCAACGACGACATCGACCTGATCGAGTACGGGCCGCTGGCCATGAACCTCGAGACCTACCAGGCCGTCATCGAGGGCAAGCCGCTCGATCTGACCTACATGGAGTACGAGCTGCTGAAGTTCCTCGCCGCCCATCCGGGCAAGGTCTTCACCCGCGAGACGCTGCTCAACCGGGTGTGGGGCTACGACTACTACGGCGGCGCCCGCACCGTCGACGTCCATGTCCGGCGCCTACGCGCGAAGCTCGGCGAGGAACACGCCAACCTCATCCAGACGATCCGCTCCGTCGGCTACTCCTTCGGTCGTTCCCGCTGGATGTGA